A single genomic interval of Eurosta solidaginis isolate ZX-2024a chromosome 3, ASM4086904v1, whole genome shotgun sequence harbors:
- the CCDC151 gene encoding outer dynein arm-docking complex subunit 3: MPLREAAEIDKIGEINTKIAELKKRIVLAEGQKTANAAEWQKQNRINRETISTLKKEIKELTYKCGQLRNPLQRAVIIKEEPPTGEVRKASTTIATAVIAVGKMSYPIGARSADDAIFLTDLKITEQRKQLDLLRHRFKCRKERLAKLLQQYRGLNAAKAALAQNLGEKPPETLEEDANRKLVCQLENEIHRTNVQWMEAEHIRKKYRSIETSLMNDSERFERSLRELEGALSEQQAEINRLQEVHNEAIEMRDAAKTSLQRQEQQARHSQKIRGRQALDFRKQVEARKMELERIGRKLFVENKTLLHQDSLGSSSGDQLTAKTETELDETAQLQNLTAEMESCFKQLMEVSGATTPAEVYDRFCSQKESAERLAYLRTAAEKEKSLLEAQREQLTAALESIKFSDVQETEVNQEVVEQIKLKISGLETEKQKNNEASEHTLTILKFIKEHLIEMIYKLQEVDESHINLKPKGLYIHVENLPNFLTNEAQDDDFIDILKFKLQCCQETSKSADYSPIDVPNLDLETDELYTIAEPPKSPTVTEGQKPQPMPLCYYNLLAGRTKRAAGTSSSSPEQAPAAAALPDEESEVPTHQYLKRQSVVIVDTKSRRKPFRPAPAARRK, encoded by the exons atgcCTTTACGGGAGGCTGCCGAAATAGACAAAATTGgtgaaataaatacaaaaattgcAGAACTAAAGAAGCGCATAGTGCTTGCTG AAGGTCAAAAGACGGCTAATGCAGCAGAATGGCAAAAGCAAAATCGTATCAATCGCGAAACTATATCAACGCTAAAAAAGGAAATTAAAGAATTAACATACAAATGTGGTCAATTGCGAAATCCACTGCAACGCGCAGTCATCATCAAAGAAGAACCACCAACAGGAGAAGTGCGCAAGGCTAGCACCACCATCGCCACTGCCGTAATTGCGGTGGGGAAAATGAGTTACCCCATTGGTGCGCGAAGTGCGGATGACGCCATCTTCTTAACCGATTTAAAAATCACAGAACAGCGGAAACAGTTGGATTTACTGAGACATCGTTTTAAATGTCGCAAGGAGCGTTTGGCTAAATTGTTGCAACAATATCGGGGTTTGAATGCGGCTAAGGCGGCACTTGCGCAGAATTTGGGAGAAAAGCCGCCAGAGACGTTAGAGGAGGATGCAAATAGAAAG TTGGTCTGCCAGCTTGAAAATGAAATACATCGAACCAACGTTCAATGGATGGAAGCTGAGCATATACGGAAAAAGTATCGGTCGATTGAAACTTCACTAATGAATGATTCTGAACGTTTTGAACGCAGTCTGCGTGAGCTTGAAGGTGCACTTAGTGAGCAACAGGCAGAAATAAATAGATTGcag GAAGTGCACAATGAGGCCATAGAAATGCGCGACGCTGCCAAAACTTCTCTTCAACGTCAAGAACAACAAGCGCGTCACTCACAGAAAATACGCGGACGTCAGGCACTCGATTTTCGCAAACAAGTTGAGGCACGTAAAATGGAACTGGAACGTATTGGACGTAAactatttgttgaaaataagacaCTACTTCATCAGGACAGTTTAGGTTCAAGCTCGGGTGATCAACTCACAGCTAAAACTGAAACTGAATTGGACGAAACTGCACAATTGCAAAATTTAACAGCCGAAATGGAAAGTTGTTTCAAGCAATTAATGGAGGTGAGTGGTGCAACCACGCCCGCAGAAGTCTATGATCGTTTTTGCTCACAAAAAGAATCTGCCGAACGATTGGCTTACTTACGCACGGCCGCTGAGAAGGAGAAGTCTTTGCTGGAAGCACAAAGAGAACAACTAACTGCAGCATTGGAATCTATAAAATTTTCGGATGTTCAAGAGACTGAGGT TAATCAGGAAGTCGTGGAACAaattaagcttaaaatttcaggGCTAGAAACGGAGAAGCAGAAAAATAATGAAGCCTCTGAACACACGCTGACCATTCTGAAATTTATTAAAGAACATTTGATTGAAATGATTTATAAGCTACAGGAGGTTGACGAAAGCCACATTAACTTGAAGCCTAAGGGATTATATATACACGTCGAGAACTTGCCGAATTTTTTAACTAACGAAGCACAGGATGACGATTTCATAGAT ATCTTGAAGTTCAAACTCCAGTGCTGCCAGGAGACAAGTAAGTCCGCAGATTACTCTCCAATCGATGTGCCGAATTTAGATTTGGAG ACCGATGAACTTTATACAATAGCTGAGCCACCCAAGTCGCCCACAGTTACCGAGGGGCAGAAGCCACAACCAATGCCGTTATGTTATTACAATTTGCTGGCTGGACGCACGAAACGTGCTGCTGGTACATCTTCCTCTTCCCCTGAACAAGCGCCGGCTGCAG CTGCTCTACCTGACGAGGAAAGTGAGGTGCCCACGCATCAATACCTTAAGCGGCAATCCGTGGTCATTGTAGATACCAAGTCGAGGCGTAAACCTTTTCGTCCAGCACCGGCTGcaagaaggaaataa